One Pelodiscus sinensis isolate JC-2024 chromosome 24, ASM4963464v1, whole genome shotgun sequence DNA segment encodes these proteins:
- the LOC102456263 gene encoding mucosal pentraxin-like, translating to MVKLQLWLLVFTGLSGAVAQTDLEGQAFIFPKESADAHVVLEMNCNRPLQNFTVCLRYFTDLTRPYSLFSYASRAQENEILLFKEKPGELSLTVGGEWVVFTFPENAGTSRGWEHVCASWESATGIAELWVNWNPLPRKGLQKGYSVSNRGLVVLGQEQDSVGGGFDAKQSFVGELTKVNMWDLVTAMSDVRAASADSQLPHSDLSCDDLQYQIKGYVVLKPLLR from the exons ATGGTGAAGCTGCAACTGTGGCTCCTCGTCTTCACTGGCCTCTCAGGAGCCGTCGCCCAG ACGGATCTTGAAGGGCAGGCGTTTATTTTCCCCAAGGAATCTGCTGATGCCCACGTTGTCCTGGAGATGAATTGCAACCGTCCTCTACAGAACTTCACCGTGTGTCTCAGATATTTCACAGATCTGACCCGGCCCTACAGCCTCTTCTCCTATGCAAGCAGGGCCCAAGAAAACGAGATCCTCCTCTTCAAAGAGAAACCCGGGGAGCTCTCACTGACTGTTGGGGGGGAATGGGTGGTCTTCACATTCCCAGAAAACGCAGGCACAAGCAGAGGCTGGGAGCACGTCTGTGCCAGCTGGGAATCTGCCACCGGCATAGCCGAGCTCTGGGTGAACTGGAATCCCTTACCTAGGAAGGGGCTGCAGAAAGGCTACTCTGTCAGCAACCGGGGTCTGGTTgtcctggggcaggagcaggactcTGTTGGGGGTGGGTTTGATGCCAAGCAGTCATTTGTAGGGGAACTTACTAAAGTGAATATGTGGGACCTGGTCACTGCAATGTCTGATGTGCGCGCTGCCAGCGCTGATTCGCAGTTGCCCCACTCTGACCTGAGCTGTGATGATTTGCAGTATCAGATAAAGGGCTATGTGGTATTGAAACCCCTGCTGAGATAA